The Treponema sp. Marseille-Q3903 genomic interval ACAAGACAGTACAATCGCTGTCAGATTTGTGGACGTCCACGTGGATATTTGCGCAAGTTCAAGATGTGTCGTCTTTGCTTCCGCAAATTGGCAAGTGAAGGACAGCTTCCTGGCGTAACAAAATCAAGTTGGTAGGAGATAGAAATGAGTGCATCAGATCCAGTAGCAGATATGCTGACAAAGGTTCGTAATGCGGCTATGGTCCGCCACGAGAAGGTTGATGTTCCTGCATCGAAACTTAAACTTGAAATAGTTAAGATTTTGAAGACAGAGGGATATATCAAAAACTTTAAGAAAGTTCAGGAAGATGGAAAAAATACACTCCGTATTTTCTTAAAATATGATGATGATAATAATCCGGTAATTCACGGTGTTAAGAGAATTTCTACACCTGGTCGCCGAGTTTATTCTGGTTACAAAGATTTACCACGCGTTTATAACGGATATGGTACAATCATAGTTTCAACTTCTTCCGGAGTAACAACAGGAAAGAAGGCTTCTGAAAAAATGGTTGGTGGTGAATTGGTTTGCACAATTTGGTAATAGGAGGCAGAAAGGATGTCTAAAGTAGGTAAACTTCCTGTTGCTATTCCAGCAGGTGTGACAGTAAACGTTGCCAACGGAGTGATAGCTGTTAAAGGTTCTAAAGGAGAACTTAAGCAGACATTTCATGATGACGTTGAAATTAAAATAGATGGAACACATGTTGTTCTTTCTGTAAAAAATGATACAAAGCAGGCAAATGCTTATCACGGACTTTACAGAAGTTTGATAGCCAACATGGTAAAGGGTGTTTCTGAAGGATTTTCAAAAACTCTCATCATCACAGGTGTCGGTTATCGTGCAGAAGTAAAAGGTAAAGAACTTGTTATGAACCTTGGTTACTCAAGCGATTACATAGCGATTATTCCTGACGGACTTACAGTTGTTGCAACTCCTGATGGAAAATTGACTGTGACAGGGACTAGCAAGCAGTTGGTCGGAGAATTCTGCTCTCAGATTCGTAAGTTACGAAAACCTGAACCTTACAAGGGAAAAGGTATTCGTTATGACAACGAAGTTATCAGACGTAAAGTCGGTAAAACTGGTGTTAAATAAGGTGAAGCTATATGTTTAAGAAAATGAACGACAAAAACAGAAAACGCTTGCACAGAAAGGTTCACATCCGTAAGTCAATTTACGGAACTGCTGATAGACCTCGTATGACTATCACTCGCAGCAACAAGAACATCTCTGTTCAGGTAATTGATGATGATGAAGGCAAGACTTTAGCTTCAATTTCTACTATAGAAAAAGATTTTGCTGCATTGAAGCCTGATACTGAAGGTGCTGCAAAACTTGGTGAAGCTTTTGGTTCTCGCCTTAAAGATAAAAAAATCGCTAAGGTTGTTTTTGACCGCAACGGTTATTTGTATCACGGTGTTGTAAAAGCGTTCGCTGATGGTGCCCGTAAAGCCGGTATTGAATTCTAGGAGATATTATGGAACATCAGAAAAACTTTGATAAAGAAAACGCTCCAAAAGAAAAAGAGTTTGTTGAAAAACTTGTAACTCTTAACAGAACTTGTAAGACAGTAAAAGGAGGACGACGCATGTCGTTCGCAGCTCTTACAGTTGTTGGAGATAAAAAAGGTCGCGTTGGATATGGCATTGGCAAAGCTAATGACGTATCTGAAGCAATAAAAAAGAGTATTGATCGTGCTAAGAGAAACCTTGTTATTGTTCCAATAAAAAACGGAACTTTGCCACACGATATTATCGGAACATATAAGAGTTCTGAAGTATTGCTTAAACCTGCTTGTTCCGGAACAGGAATTATTGCAGGCGGTACAGTACGTGCAATTATGGAAGCTGCTGGTGCAACTGATATCCAGTCAAAATCTTTGGGATCAAATTCATCAGTGAACGTTGTTCGCGCAACTTTCGATGCTATCGCTAAACTCATGGATGCAAAGAAAATTGCCGCTAACAGAGGTAAAACTCTTGACGAGTTGTGGGGTTAATGTATGGCTAAAGCAAAACAGTTGAAAGTTACATTAATTAAAAGCATTATTGGTCAGAAACCTGCTAAAGTGGCATCGGTTCGCAGCCTTGGACTTAAGAAGATCAATTCTTCTAATACACTTCCTGACAACGACGCTGTTCGCGGTATGGTTGCTTCTGTATCTCACTTAGTTAAGGTTGAGGAGATCTAAAATGGCAGAATATAATCCGATTCTTAGTGCTCCTCAGGGTGCTAATAAAAAACCAAAGAGAGTTGGTCGAGGTTCTTCTTCAGGACTTGGAACAACAGCCGGTAAAGGTAATAAAGGACAGCAGTCTCGTTCAGGTGGAAAAACTTATGTAGGTTTTGAAGGTGGACAGATGCCGTTGTACAGACGTATAGCTCGTAAAGGATTTTCAAACTATCCTTTTAAAAAAGAATACGTATGTATCAATGTAGATTTGCTTTGCGCAAAATTCGAAGATGGTGCAACAGTTGATAAGGCTTCGCTTGCAAAAAAAGGTTTTATTTCAACAAAAAGTGCCGCTCTTGTAAAGATTCTTGGAAACGGAGACGTTACAAAAAAATTGAACGTAATTGTTGACAAAGTATCTGAAACTGCTAAAGCAAAAATTGAAAAGGCTGGCGGTTCTGTAAAAGTAAATGAAGCAGAAACTTCTGCTGAAAGTGCAAAATAGTAGAGCGGAGTAAAACATGGCAAGCAACCCAATTGTAAATATGTTTAAAGTTAAAGAAATCAGAGATCGTTTGTTGTTTACATTCTTGATTTTGGCAGTGTTCCGCTTAGGTTCGGTTCTGACAGTTCCTGGAATTGATGCAAATGTTCTTTTTGAATACTTTAAAGATTTAGCTGCGCAGAATAAGAATGCGTTTGCAAGTTACATGGACTTCTTTGTTGGAGGAGCTTTTTCTAACTTCTCTATATTGATGCTTGGTGTAATGCCTTACATTTCTATGCAGATTATTATGCAGCTTGCTGTGATTATTTTCCCATCACTTAAACGCATATCACAAGAAGACGGTGGTCAGCGAAAGATTGCTCAGTACACGCGTACCGGAACAATAGTCGTTTGTATCATCCAAGCTTGGAGTATGTCTGTTTATGCTAATAGTATTCCAGGTTGTATAGTTATCGATAACAGAGTTTTATTTAGAATCCTCTTTATCTTGACTGTAACAACCGGTTCTATGGTAACTGTTTGGTTAGGTAATCAGATTACAGCTCGCGGTATTGGAAATGGTATTTCAGTGATGATCTTTGCAGGTATTGTTGCACGCTTGCCTAACGCAATTGTAGAATTATATCAGAAAGTAAAAGCAAAAGAGATTCAGCTTGTTTTCGTTATTCTTGTAATTATCATGTTTGTTGCAATTATTGCATTGGTAATCTATGAAGAGTCAGGTCAGAGAAAAATTCCTGTACACTACGCAAAACGTGTAGTAGGAAGAAAGATGTACGGTGGACAGAGCACTTATATTCCGTTCAAAGTAAATCCTTCAAACGTTATTCCTTTGATTTTTGCATCTTCTATTCTAACTTTACCGATAACACTTGCATCTACATTGGCACAGGGACAGAACTCTGCAAAATGGATTAATTCGGTTTCCAGAGTTTTGACACCAAATGGTATTTGGTACAATATCTTGTTAGTACTTCTTATTATTTTCTTTGCATACTTCTACACTCAGGTAACACTGAACCCTACAGAAATTGCAAAAAACATCCGCGAAAACGGCGGCTCCATTCCGGGTGTACGTACAGATAAGACAGAAGAATATCTGACAAAAATATTAAATAGACTTATATTACCGGGTTCATTGTTTTTGGCATTGATTGCGATTGTTCCAACGTTGATTCAACTTTGGTTTGGATTTCCGCAGTCAATAAGCCAGCTTATGGGAGGAACTTCATTGATCATCATGATTGGTGTCGACCTCGATACAATGAGTCAGGTTGAGGCGCTTCTTAAAATGCATCACCATGATGGGCTTACAAAGAAGGGCAAAATCAGATCTCGTAGTTTATAAAAATACAAAATTACGAGAATTGGCAGTAGAACAGAAATGAGAATATGTGCTATACTCTTAGCTACTGAATTGCTCTCATTGCGAGGTGCTAAAATTCGGTAAATATTCTCATGGGGGCTTTTTATGAAAGTACGAACCAGTGTAAAACCTATCTGTGACAAGTGTAAGGTTATCAAAAGAAATGGTATTATCCGTATCATTTGTACAAACCCAAAACACAAGCAGAGACAGGGCTAAGGCTTAAGGAGTAACAGATGGCTCGAATTGCGGGAGTTGATATCCCTAATAAACATGTAAGTATCGCATTAACTTATATCTATGGTATTGGTCGTTCATCAGCAGAAAAAATCTGTGAAGAAGCTAAGATTGATCCGGGTAAAATGGCAAACGATCTTACACAGGATGAATTAGCAAAAATTCGTGAAATCATTGACGCTAATTATAAGACGGAAGGACGTTTGCGTTCTGAAATCGGTCTTAACTTAAAGCGTTTAATGGATATTGGTTGCTATCGTGGTCTTCGCCATAAGAGAGGTCTTCCTGTACGCGGTCAGAGGACTCGTACAAATGCACGTACTCGCAAGGGTAAAAAGAAGACTGTTGCTAACAAGAAAAAGGCATAGAGCGGAGGATAAATAATGGCTACCGTTAAGAAGCGAAAGGAAAAAAAGAGCGTATACGAAGGAAACGTTTATATCCAGGCTACGTTCAATAATACTGTCGTAACTGTAACTGACTTGAAAGGAAATGCCCTTTCGTGGGCTTCTTCAGGTGGACTGGGTTTTCGTGGAGCAAAAAAATCGACTCCATTTGCTGCTCAGTCTGTTGCGGAAACTGCATTGCAGAAAGCCGCAAGTTATGGATTGCGTGAAGTACACGTATATGTAAAAGGACCTGGGATGGGTCGTGAAAATGCTATACGTTCGATTGGTCTGATGGGATTGAAAGTAAAATCTATTTCTGATGTAACTCCAATACCTCACAATGGTTGTCGTCCTCGTAAGACACGACGTATGTAATTTAAGAGGAGTTAACAATGGGAAAAAGCACACAACCACTCTTAAAAAGATGTAAATCTTTAGGTATCAATCCGGTTGTAATGGGTTATACAAAAGAATCTAAGAGAAATCAGAAAGAAGTAAGACGTAAGAAATCTGAATACGGTCTTCAGCTTGATGAAAAACAGAAAGTAAGATTTATTTATGGCGTTATGGAAAAACAGTTCCATAAATACTATGTTATGGCTACAAAACGTGATGGAATCACCGGAGAAATGCTTCTTCAGATTCTCGAATCGCGTCTTGATAACGTTGTATATCGTTTAGGTTTTGCTAAAACTAGAAAGCAGGCAAGACAGATGGTTAATCACGGACACATCAATGTAAATGGTGCGAAAGTAGACATTCCTTCCTGCCTTGTAAAAGTTGGAGACGTTATCACAGTTAAAGAAGGTTCAGGAATTAAAAAGCTCATTATTGCTAACAATGATGTTATTGTTCCTGGCTGGCTTGAAGCTGATAAAGATAATTTTACTGGAAAGGTTATCAACTTAGCTACAAAATCAGATATTGATTACGCAGTTAAAGAAAACCTCATAGTTGAATATTATTCTAAATAATAAATAAGGAGTTCAGATGGCTCGCAAAAACTTGCTTAAGGGTTTCAAAAAACCTAAAGGCATTTCATTTGAACCAATTGATAGTGCAAATCCGAATTATCAGAAGTTCTATGCTTACCCTTTTGAAACAGGATTTGGTACGACGGTTGGAAATACTTTAAGAAGAGTATTGTTGTCATCAATCCAAGGTTATGCTGTTACATCAATTCGTATCACTTCGTATGATGATAGTGGTATTTCACATGTAATCTCCAGCGAATTTGAGGCAATCCCAAATGTAGCTGAAGATACACTTGAAATTATCAATACTCTTAAGATGATAAAATTGAGTCTTCCGGAAGATGTAGAACAGGATACTATTTTGTATGAGTTCAAAGGTCCTGGAGTTGTAAAAAGCGATGATTTTGCAAAAGGAGATCAGCTTAAAGTCGAAACTAAAGATAAGACAATCTTTACAATGATGGAAGGTGCTCACCTTGATATCGAAATTCAGGTAGACCTTGGCAGAGGATACGTACCGGCAGAAACAAATGAACATTACATTGAAGTTGTTGGAACTATCCCGATGGATGCAATTTTTACACCTGTTCAAAAGGTAAAATATTCTATTGAACCATGCCGTGTCGGACAGAGAAATGATTATGATAAGCTCGTACTTGAGATTTGGACAGATGGCACAATCTCTCCTGTAGATGCTCTTGGAGAAGCTGCTAAAATCGCAAAAGATCATTTTGCTATTTTTGTAAACTTTAACGATAAAGACGTTATAGGAAGTGATGAAGGAGAAGAAGGTGATGAAAGTATTCAAAAACTCCTTAGCACTCCTGTAGAAGAATTGGAACTTTCTGTCCGTTCATCAAATTGTTTAAAGAATGCAAATATTCGTACTATCGGCGAATTAACAAAGAAAACTGAAGATGACATTACAAAGACCAGAAACTTTGGAAAGAAGAGTTTGCAGGAAATCAAGGAAAAACTCCAAGAATGGAATCTTACCCTTGGTATGACAGACTACAGTCATCTGAAGAATGCTGCCAACTTAACTAAGCAGAAGGAAGAATCAGATGAATCATAGAAATGGTTTTAATCCGCTTTCACGTACAACAGCACATCGTCGTGCTATGTCACGCAATATGGTAACATCGCTATTCAGATATGAGCGAATTACTACAACAAAATCAAAGGCTCTTGAGGTAAAGAAGTCAGCTGAAAAATTGATTACAAGAGCAAAAGAAGATACTGTTCACAATCGTCGTGAAACAGCTAAATTTATTCAGGATGAAAAAATCTTGAATAAACTCTTTACAGAAATCGCTCCAAGAATGAAAGAGCGCAACGGTGGTTACACAAGGGTTCTTAAGCTAGGGTATCGTCAGGGAGATGCTGCTGATGTTGTAATCCTTGAGTTGGTTGACTACAAGCTTGAAACTGAGAAACCGGCTGCAGAAAAGAAACCTGCAAAAAAGGCAGAGAAAGTTGAAGGTGATGCACCAAAAGCTAAAAAAACAACAGCTAATGCAACAAAAGCTTCAACTTCTGGAGCAAAGCCAAAAAAGACTACTGCAAAGAAAGCTTCTGAAAAGAAAGAAGAAACCCCAGCTAAATAAGCTGAAAAGGAGTTCGAAATGTCAAAGAACCATCGTGGATCTGGTATTAGATCATTGCCTGCTCACGGAAGAGGAACTTGTGCTATTTGTGGAAAAACAAATATTAAAGTTCTTTATGAAAAAGAAGTTGATGGGCAGACAGCAAAAATTTGCAAATATTGTAACGCTGCTTTGAAAAATAAAGCTCGTAAAGAAGTTTCGCATGCAGCCCCTGCTGTAGAGACACCTGCTGAAGCTGCTCCTGAAGCACCGGCAGAAAACGCTTAATACTTTTTGTATTGCAAATTGTAAACCGTCATCGTTTGAGGTGGCGGTTTTTTTATTTTCACGTTGCATTCTTCCATTTGCATAAATCTTCCTTGCCTGAAAAAAGAATATGCTATAAAATAGAATTCCAATGAGTGTCGCGACAAGCCATCAAATTTCAAAATATTATGATTTTCATCGTGATAAAGAAATTGTATTTACAAAAGCAAATTTAAAATCTCTTCGAGTTAATCCACGTCAAATTTATTTGAAGTGTGCCGGTGGGCAATGGCCATGCATTATCAATTCTTCTTCTTTACAGAAAGCAAAAGTCATAATCGGAACTTCAAGCGGTGTCTATTCGCTTATTGTGAATAAAAAAGAACAGCACATCAGTGTTGTTTATTGTTTTTATGATCAGAATAATGAGCCTGTCCAGTTTTTTGTAACGAGCAATGTTGTAGACATTCAGCCTTATCAGGGGTCTAAAGATCTCGCATTGCTTACTTTGGAATTTACACAACGTCCGCCGGATGATTTGATATTAAAAATCGGCGAATTTCTTGAAGTAAATGAAAATTTTAAAACCCGGAAAGAAGAGCGAATTGGGCTCAATGAGAATTCTATGCGTCAGTTGTGTATTCCAAAGGAGGAGTCATATATATTCATCGCAGGAGTTCCGCGCAAATGCATAATGAAAGATATCTCGTTTGGCGGCGCCCGTGTTATGCTCGTAGGCGTGCCGAAATTTCTTGAAGGTAAAACTATAGATTTACGCCTTTATTTTACAGACACGAATGAAAAAGTATCTTTGATAGGCAAGATTCTCAAGGCAGATTTTCTTCAGGGACGTAAAGATATTTCTGTCGTCCATATTCAGTTTAATCAAGATGAAATTCCAATGTCGTACAAGTTTCATATAAATAGTTATATAACATCGTACCAAAAGCAACTGATAGAAAAACAGCTCAATAATCAGGCAGCGGCACAAAGAGCTGAGCAGGCTGCAGCGACTAAAGTCGCTCAACAAAAACAGATTGCCGACGAGAAAGAGGAACTGGCAGCTGCACAAAAAGCTGCAATGCAGGCAAATATTAAAGCAATGGGGAACGCTTTTGCCGCTCAACCGTCTCGCCAAGTACAACAGACTCCTACATAAAAAAATTATAAAAAGGTGAAAAATGAATCCATCAAACCCTCTTGAATCAGTATATTTTATCAATATTCAGGATGTTGAATTGTCTCACAGAAAGCGTTTTGAACTCGATAAAACAATTCCTATTCCTGTTCAGAAAAAAGATTTTGAAACTGATAGCTTTAATCCGAACGACATCACTGTCGAGAAAATATTGTCAGGAATATTGACAGTTTTGGCGTATGACAGCAAAAACGAACATCTGGATTACTATCGTTCAATATTAAAAAAAGTCAGGCCGAATCTCAAAAAAGAACTTTGCGAAGCTGCAATCCTAAAAACAAAAAATGAAGATTTTGATATTGCGGAAGAGATTTTCCGAGCACTTTTGGGATTTGATCCTGAAGATTCAGCGATTATCTTAAACATGGCTCTATTTCTTGACCAGCGCGCTGATTACTATAGAAATGCAGGTCTGTTTGAAGATGCAGATGCTTACGATGCTGATGCACTCAGATATTATGAAGAGACAATTAATGCTGAACCACCGCTTCCTGATGCGTATTTCAACGTCGGCTTTTACTATATGAAAAAACATAAATATCGGGAGGCAAAAGATGCTTTTGAAACTTATCTTGCGCTTACTGCCGATATCAGCGATGAGGAAGCCGGCGAAAACGGCGTTTATAAAAAAGAACGTGCTCAGGAAGTCATTGCAAATATAACAAACCAAAATATGGACGATGAATCTTTTAAAGCCGCTTATGATTTGATTTCCAGCGGACAGGAAGAAAAAGGCTTGGAGCATATTCATAATTTTCTTAAGAATAATCCAAAAGTCTGGAACGGCTGGTTTATGCTTGGCTGGGGGCTTAGACGGATTGAAAAGTATTCAGAAGCAAAAGAGGCTTTTCTCGAATCACTGAAATGCGGCGGAGATACGACTGCTGACACATATAATGAACTTTCGCTTTGTTATATTGAAGAAGAAGATTTTTTGAAAGCGGAAAAATGCCTTATGAAAGCGTTGTCGATTGAGCCTGAAAGCACAAAAGTAATTTCAAATCTCGGTTTTTTGGCTCTTGCACGTGGCGACAGACAGACAGCGCGAATCTATTTTACAACAGTTCTCGAATTTGATCCTAAAGATAAAATCGCTGCAAACGAGTTGCTCAAATTAGAAAACGTTCCGTGATGCTGTTTTAGAAAATTATCACCAAATTAACTATTCCCAGCTTACGATATCGCCGACATTTATATCATTTTTCTTGAACCAGCCTTGCGGAACTTCAAGAGCATATCTTACAGAAACTGTGCTAGTGATAGGTGCGAGGCTGTACGGCTTCATGTCAAAAATATCACGAATCTTCCCTTTTGAATCTATATATGCGATTGACAGAGGATGCGGAGTGTTTTTCATCCAAAAAGAAAGAACTTGGTCTTTTTTGAATATAAAAAGCATTCCAGTTCCATCAGGAATTTTTTTTCGTCCCATATAACCACAGTTTTGGTCTTTTTCTTTTTCTGCAATCTCGGCATATACGGTTGCGGTAGTCCCATCAGACCGTGTTATTGTCAATGTCTTTTCGGGAAGTTTTGAATCGCAAAAAAATTGACAACTTGAAAAAATAATCAGTAAAACAACAAAAAATCTACGGATTGAGATTAGTTTACACATTTTTTTTACAATGATTGATTTCATAATATCAAAGTTCATCTAGGAACATCTCCTGTGTTTTTTCTTCCGGTGAAGAGTTTATGTTTGAATAATTTTGAATTTTATCAAAAAGTTTTTTATCTATATATTTTAAAGTCAGTGGTTTTTCAAGGCTCATCGAAACATCATCATTTTCCCATGTTGCAGATTTTGGGTCAAAAGATGACGGCTCTCCGTATTTTTCCTGGAGTTTTGTGAAAATGCTGTAATAATCCATTTTTTCCTGATTTATGTTTATTGTGATGATAAACAATTTGTCTTCAAAAAATTGAAAATAGCATTCTTCGAGAAACCCTGTACGGAATTTCGAATAAGTGTTTGTTTCAATCAAGATTTTGCCGGTGCCGGGCACTAGAGAAACATCGCGCTCACCTCGGTAGCCAAAATCGGAGTCTTTGAGTAGAGCAATCTTTGTATCTTCTAGCGATGACCCGAGTTTGATGTTTTTATAACCGGAAGGCAGTTCCTCCGCAATCAGCGAAAGCAAGACTAAAGATGATGTGAGCAATGAAATTATAATCTTCTTAAACGGAATCATATTATATTTATCGGAAGAAACCTATTTTATATTATTTTGTTTTCGATAGAATGCAGCTTGTTTTGTCAGTTCTTTTATATCTTTTACAAAAATCTTGCCGTCGACAATCCTATAATCAGAACACTGCTGAAAGTCGTATATTGCGCGCGGATGATTTTGGCTTGGAATTCCGCACATGTTTGCGAGATCTTTTGGAGTGAGCTCGGTCTGCATAGACTGTTTTCCCGAGCCTAAAGAAATTTTTTGTTTTTCAAACTGAAGAGAAAGCATATCTACCATTTTTGCAAGCGGTTCTTTGAGGTTTGCATTGTCAAGCTGGCGGTACATAGACCACAGCCTGTCTGCAAGCGTCGTCGTCAATTTTGCGATAAGTTGAGGTTGCGTCGCTACCATCTGATTGAAGTTCGAGCGGTTTATAACCATCAGCGTACAGTCATCATAAGCGATTGCACTTGCCGAGCGAGGTTTGTTTTCTATAAGCGCCATCTCTCCAAACATATCGCCTTTTTTTAGCAGCGCAAGTGTCACTTCATTTCCATTTACAACTTTAGAGATTTTGACTTCGCCTTTTTGGATTATAAACATATCTGCGCCGCTTTGCGATTCTGAAAAAATCATCGTATCTTTTGGATATGAACGAACAGTGTCTTGCGCCGGTTCATAATAGACTGCATTTGTCTTAGGTTTTAATGAGATAAAACGCTGCTTTGCAATCTCTACATTTGGTCCTACAGGCTTTGTCTTTAAATATTGATAATATGCGTAAGCCGCTATATCTCTGTGTGATTTTTCGTAATATTGTGCAACATTGAATATGTGTTCATAATTTTCATTTACTGCTGCATTGAGAGTTGCTTTTGTGAGCATTTCATTCATTACACGCATGCGGTTAGCAAAAGTTTTGATTATTTTAAGTGCGACAGGAGTGTTTTGCGCGATGAGCTCAGGATATTGATCGCGTCGTACAGAGATTGCCAAAACATCAGTCATCGCAATTGCAGTTTCAATTTGGAGATGTCCTGACATACACGGAACAACGCCAACGAAATCGCCGGGGCCGTATCTAACAGGAGCAATGCCGGAACCTGAAGCTTTAAAACACTGAACTAGACCTTTTTGAATAATATAAAAATGGTCGCTGTCAGATTTTCCTTCGACAACAAGATATGAGCTTTTTGGGAACCGTACGATTTGTAACTGCAGCAATATCAATCTCCTACGTAGAGTATAAGTTTACAAATTTCTTTTGTCAATAAAGCAACTTGCTATTGAAATTAATTCTCTATAAAAATAATTTCCGGCTCAAGGCAAAATCCATATAGTTTTTTAACTCTATTTTGAGTAAATTTTACCAGCTGCTTTATATCATCGGCAGTTGCATTGCCGATGTTTACGATGAAATTTCCATGAAATGGAGCAATCTGGGCATTGCCGATTTTAGTTCCACAGAGCCCGGCTTTGTCAATTATTGCTCCTGACGGCTCTCCAAAATCCCGATTATTTTTAAAAACCGAACCTGCGCTCGGGAATTTGAAGTGCCCTTTATCGATTCTCGCTGAAATATATTTTTTGCATTCCGATTCAATTTTTTCCTTATCTTTATCAGGCGCTTTTATCAGCTTAAAAGTCGAAGAAAGAATAAGTTTTCTTTCTGTAGAACGGTCATCTTTTTCATGTTGAAACGGCGATTTTTTGTAATCCCAATCAGCAGCGTTAAAAGGGGTCTCAACGATTTGCGGATTGGCTTCGTTGTCGTCATATTTTTTTGAAATTGTAAAATGCTCTGTCTTGTGTAAAATATCGCTTATAGACTTTTCAAAACATCGGGCGTTCATAAATGTTGCCCCACCGACAGAACCTGGAAGCCCTGCAAACTGTTCGGCACCTGTCAAACTGTTTTTTATGCAATAATTAATAAAAGACGAGATTGGAGTTCCTGCCTGACACGTCACATAAATTGTATTTGCATCAAGCGGTTCTATTTCTGTTGTTATTTTATTTAGGTTTTGCGTTGAAATGATTGCTCCGTCATAAGTGCCATCGGGGAATACGACATTGCTTCCGCCCCCTAAGATGAAAAACTTTGTATTTGAATCGACTGTCTTGCGCAGCGTTGTGATAAAACTCTTGGTATCTTTTGGGGCGACAAAAAGTCTAGCTTTGCCACCGATTTTAAATGTCGATTTTTGCGCAAGAGGCTCGTCTTCTGAATATTCGATATCACTTTTTTTTAATTCGTTTATTAAATCCTGAATCATCTTTTTTATTATATAGAAAATAACGGGTTTTATAAAGTATCGGAGTCTGTTTTAGATTTGCGAATATCTTTAAAATTCGCCGTTATTGTTTAATAGCAAAAAAAAATATATTATATTCAACTAAACAAATGATTATTTAAAATGGAGATTCGTATGAGTTTGAAACTTTATAATACAATGGGACGCCGAATTGAAGAGTTTAAACCGATTGTGACAGGTCATGCAGGTTTTTATGGCTGTGGCCCTACTGTTTACAATTATGCTCATATAGGAAATCTTCGCGCATACGTTTGTTGGGATATCCTCGACAAAACATTAAAGTATCTTGGTTATGATGTAAAGCATGTTATGAATGTCACCGATGTCGGCCATCTTACAGGTGATAACGATGAAGGCAAAGATAAAATGCTTAAAACAGCCGAAGAACGCCATCAGTCTGTTTTAGATGTAGCTCGTTTTTATACAGACGCTTTTTTTGCAGATATCGATGCTCTCAACATCAGACACCCAGATGTGATATGCAAAGCTACAGAACATATTCCGGAAATGATAGAACTCATCAAAGAAATCGAAAAAAACGGTCACACTTATACAGCCGGTGGAAATCTCTATTACGATATTTCTACTTATCCTGATTATGGGAAGCTTGCAAACCTAAACCTCGAAGAATTAAAAGCTGGTGCTGGAAAACGCAAAGTTGTAGTTGTCGACGAAAAT includes:
- the murB gene encoding UDP-N-acetylmuramate dehydrogenase, with the translated sequence MIQDLINELKKSDIEYSEDEPLAQKSTFKIGGKARLFVAPKDTKSFITTLRKTVDSNTKFFILGGGSNVVFPDGTYDGAIISTQNLNKITTEIEPLDANTIYVTCQAGTPISSFINYCIKNSLTGAEQFAGLPGSVGGATFMNARCFEKSISDILHKTEHFTISKKYDDNEANPQIVETPFNAADWDYKKSPFQHEKDDRSTERKLILSSTFKLIKAPDKDKEKIESECKKYISARIDKGHFKFPSAGSVFKNNRDFGEPSGAIIDKAGLCGTKIGNAQIAPFHGNFIVNIGNATADDIKQLVKFTQNRVKKLYGFCLEPEIIFIEN